The proteins below are encoded in one region of Catenulispora sp. GP43:
- a CDS encoding LuxR C-terminal-related transcriptional regulator: MLGSLGLDPLAQAVYSAMLADPSVGVRELKDRLGQEEGRIRDTLDRLVELALLRPSREQPGELYPVSLVAGMQLLVQRQEAELAAGRDAVAAGRAAVADRKLAERLFGLDAVQAELEQLLAGASDEVLSMVPGSAVPAATLKAAEALDEDMTRRVRSRILYHSTVRQDPTTIAYGKWMAERGSEIRLSPAVTRRLLIVDGKTAVVPIKPNEASVGALCVREPGLIDQLTALFELIWMDAVPLGMPSVADSGATLSPTDRHLLRLLADGLTDEAAAKRLGISARTVRRIMADLMDRLDAESRFEAGVEAARRGWL; encoded by the coding sequence GTGCTTGGTTCGCTGGGACTGGATCCGCTAGCGCAAGCGGTCTACAGCGCGATGCTCGCCGACCCTTCAGTAGGTGTCCGCGAGCTGAAGGACCGGCTGGGCCAGGAAGAGGGACGGATCCGGGACACCCTGGACCGGCTCGTCGAGCTGGCTTTGCTGCGCCCCTCGCGCGAACAGCCCGGAGAGCTGTACCCGGTGTCCCTGGTGGCCGGAATGCAATTGCTGGTGCAGCGGCAGGAGGCGGAACTGGCCGCCGGCCGCGACGCCGTGGCCGCGGGCCGGGCGGCGGTGGCCGACCGCAAACTGGCCGAGCGGCTGTTCGGCCTGGACGCGGTGCAGGCCGAACTGGAGCAGCTCCTGGCCGGCGCGAGCGACGAGGTGCTCTCGATGGTCCCGGGCAGTGCGGTACCGGCCGCGACGCTGAAGGCGGCGGAGGCTCTCGACGAGGACATGACCCGCCGTGTCCGCTCCCGCATCCTCTACCACTCCACGGTCCGGCAGGACCCCACCACCATCGCCTACGGCAAGTGGATGGCCGAGCGCGGCAGCGAGATCCGCCTCTCCCCCGCCGTCACCCGCCGCCTGCTCATCGTGGACGGCAAGACCGCCGTCGTGCCGATCAAGCCGAACGAGGCCAGCGTGGGCGCGCTCTGTGTCCGCGAGCCCGGACTGATCGACCAGCTCACCGCACTGTTCGAACTGATCTGGATGGACGCCGTCCCACTCGGCATGCCCTCGGTCGCCGATTCCGGCGCCACACTGTCCCCCACCGACCGGCATCTGCTGCGCCTGCTCGCCGACGGCCTCACCGACGAGGCCGCGGCCAAGCGCCTGGGCATCTCGGCCCGCACGGTCCGGCGCATCATGGCCGACCTGATGGACCGGCTCGACGCCGAGAGCCGTTTCGAGGCCGGCGTCGAGGCCGCGCGCCGCGGCTGGCTGTGA
- a CDS encoding glycosyltransferase family 4 protein: MTTSDQRRPRVVMLVGNFIDGDSRVQKEARSAAEAGWDTYLVGRSRSGKREESKLGEVTVVRAAESMAATRYRSAHPHRRGVKGLIAYSSQDVSRVEHQRQRLRQMDLAAERELLARRLSAGAGPLAALLGKAGLTSGGILVRARGYWVAARKRAFDANYQLAQRVPSSAFERLRAKRGGDRSSWDVQPRLVDFEDSFGREADRLEPDVIHANDAEMLGVAVRAAARARAKGRKVAVVYDSHEYTAGDVRPEDVTWAPVMFAQERKYIGAADGVVAAVDNFADKLVEHHGLTVRPTVVRNMPEASTFTVAGGKEPGVRGRLGLGPDATILVYPGAVTPIRGLDTAVRVLPKLPDAHLVLMVASRGGHVAELVALAAELNVADRLHVLDYVPVEELTDFIASATIGIDTLRRIPTQELTITTKYWSYIGARLPVVVSDVKAAGELTRRLGNGEVFEVDDVDDLARAVRVVAADRERYTAVYTEEMLAEHSWEGQVPALLAMYSAVSGLTPKAAEMLDTVDSVEAE; this comes from the coding sequence GTGACCACGTCCGACCAGCGCCGTCCTCGTGTAGTCATGCTGGTCGGGAACTTCATCGACGGCGACTCCCGGGTTCAGAAGGAAGCGCGCTCGGCGGCCGAGGCTGGCTGGGATACCTATCTCGTGGGCCGCTCGCGCAGCGGCAAGCGCGAGGAGTCGAAGCTGGGTGAGGTCACCGTCGTCCGCGCGGCCGAGTCCATGGCCGCCACCCGCTACCGCTCCGCGCACCCGCACCGGCGCGGCGTCAAAGGCCTGATCGCATATTCGTCCCAAGACGTGAGCCGGGTCGAGCACCAGCGGCAGCGGCTGCGACAGATGGACCTGGCCGCCGAGCGCGAGCTCCTGGCCCGCCGGCTCAGCGCCGGCGCCGGCCCGCTCGCGGCGTTGCTCGGCAAGGCCGGCCTGACGTCCGGCGGCATCCTGGTCCGGGCCCGCGGCTACTGGGTCGCGGCCCGCAAGCGCGCCTTCGACGCCAACTACCAGCTCGCCCAGCGGGTCCCGAGCTCGGCCTTCGAGCGACTGCGGGCCAAGCGCGGCGGCGACCGCTCGTCCTGGGACGTCCAGCCCCGGCTGGTCGACTTCGAGGACTCCTTCGGCCGCGAGGCCGACCGGCTGGAGCCGGACGTGATCCACGCCAACGACGCCGAGATGCTGGGAGTCGCGGTGCGTGCCGCGGCCCGGGCCCGCGCTAAGGGCCGCAAGGTCGCGGTGGTCTACGACTCCCACGAGTACACCGCAGGCGACGTCCGCCCCGAGGACGTCACCTGGGCCCCGGTGATGTTCGCCCAGGAGCGGAAGTACATCGGCGCCGCCGACGGTGTGGTGGCCGCCGTGGACAACTTCGCCGACAAGCTGGTCGAGCACCACGGGCTCACCGTCCGCCCCACAGTGGTCCGCAACATGCCGGAGGCCTCGACGTTCACCGTCGCCGGCGGCAAGGAGCCGGGTGTCCGGGGCCGCCTGGGCCTGGGACCGGACGCGACAATCCTGGTGTACCCGGGCGCCGTGACGCCGATCCGCGGCCTGGACACGGCCGTCCGGGTGCTCCCCAAGCTGCCCGACGCGCATCTGGTCCTCATGGTCGCCTCGCGCGGCGGCCATGTCGCCGAACTGGTGGCCCTGGCCGCCGAGCTGAACGTCGCCGACCGCCTCCACGTCTTGGACTACGTCCCGGTCGAAGAGCTCACCGACTTCATCGCCTCGGCCACGATCGGCATCGACACCCTGCGCCGCATCCCCACCCAGGAACTGACCATCACGACGAAGTACTGGTCGTATATCGGCGCCCGGCTCCCGGTCGTGGTCAGCGACGTCAAGGCGGCCGGCGAGCTGACCCGTCGCCTCGGCAACGGCGAGGTCTTCGAGGTCGACGACGTGGACGACTTGGCGCGCGCGGTGCGCGTGGTGGCCGCCGACCGGGAGCGCTACACGGCGGTGTACACCGAGGAGATGCTGGCCGAGCACAGCTGGGAGGGGCAGGTGCCGGCGCTCCTCGCGATGTATTCCGCAGTCAGTGGGCTGACGCCGAAGGCGGCGGAGATGCTGGACACGGTGGACTCTGTAGAGGCGGAGTAG
- a CDS encoding Uma2 family endonuclease — translation MNSIMYASEPLTTKEFFALDVDEKLKVELIGGALSVGPSSKVWHGIVSLKLRDALGAALGPDFIVYLGLDVIVDEENVPRPDVFVVRSSPYDPDRVTEAAEVLLAVEITSPGSKTNDRRIKPALYRDAGIPSWRIERSGKRLLLVEIPLSGEEKTHLGQVALKVADIDVPIDLDTIARYALGE, via the coding sequence TTGAACTCCATCATGTACGCCTCCGAACCGCTTACCACCAAAGAGTTCTTCGCCCTCGATGTGGACGAGAAGCTCAAGGTGGAACTCATCGGAGGTGCGCTGTCCGTGGGTCCATCATCAAAGGTCTGGCACGGCATTGTCTCGCTCAAGCTCCGCGATGCCCTGGGAGCAGCCCTCGGGCCGGACTTCATTGTCTATCTCGGCCTCGACGTGATCGTCGACGAGGAGAACGTCCCGCGCCCCGACGTCTTCGTCGTCCGCTCCAGCCCCTACGACCCCGACCGCGTCACCGAAGCCGCCGAGGTTCTGCTGGCCGTCGAGATCACGTCACCCGGTTCCAAGACGAACGACCGCCGGATCAAGCCCGCGCTCTACCGCGACGCGGGGATTCCGTCGTGGCGCATCGAACGCAGCGGAAAGCGGCTTCTTCTCGTGGAGATCCCGCTCAGCGGCGAAGAAAAAACCCACCTCGGCCAAGTCGCCCTCAAAGTCGCCGACATCGACGTCCCCATCGACCTCGATACGATCGCCCGCTACGCCCTCGGCGAATAA
- a CDS encoding glycosyltransferase translates to MSKLRVLYAPRDIAGQPSEWAKALRAQGVDAQVWSFGEPAFGLRPDREWEQDRLLADPMYRWQALDEAVRGFDVFHLQYGRGLLDAKEPVLPELWDLPLLRSLGKRVYMHWHGSDVRLPSVHAEREPDSYLAGANVDEDAILARVSVARRFCDAMFVSTAGLPDYVPDAELVPLALDVAAWRTTRGAEPAVPVVVHMPSRRATKGSDLVDAALRPLHDEGVIVYRPLSGLTRDQVKAEFAKADLVVDSLTIGDHGVVSCEAMASGAIAIAHIHERVRAREAMPGTPVSEVPIVEATGATLAEVVRKLAADPAERARLRAEGLTWVTQRHDSKVVAAQLLEAYKRPRGKVVSAYPEWPESTGKKRVRELEAEIERLRAQLGPNGEPLPGLTRRDRLEERPGLHLAVRKADRAYRGLRKKLK, encoded by the coding sequence GTGTCGAAGCTCCGCGTCCTGTACGCCCCCAGGGACATCGCCGGCCAGCCGTCCGAGTGGGCCAAGGCGCTGCGCGCGCAAGGCGTGGACGCGCAGGTGTGGTCGTTCGGCGAGCCGGCGTTCGGCCTGCGCCCGGACCGCGAGTGGGAGCAGGACCGGCTGCTGGCCGATCCGATGTACCGCTGGCAGGCGCTCGACGAGGCCGTGCGCGGCTTCGATGTGTTCCACCTGCAGTACGGCCGCGGCCTGCTGGACGCCAAGGAGCCGGTGCTGCCCGAGCTGTGGGACCTGCCGCTGCTGCGCTCGCTCGGCAAGCGGGTCTACATGCACTGGCACGGCTCGGACGTCCGGCTGCCCTCGGTCCACGCCGAGCGCGAGCCCGACTCGTACCTGGCCGGCGCGAACGTCGACGAGGACGCCATCCTGGCCCGGGTCTCCGTGGCCCGCCGCTTCTGCGACGCGATGTTCGTCTCCACCGCGGGCCTGCCGGACTACGTCCCCGACGCCGAACTGGTCCCGCTGGCCCTGGACGTCGCAGCCTGGCGCACCACGCGCGGCGCCGAACCGGCCGTCCCGGTGGTGGTCCACATGCCCTCCCGCCGCGCCACCAAGGGCTCCGACCTGGTCGACGCCGCCCTGCGGCCGCTGCACGACGAGGGCGTGATCGTCTACCGCCCGCTGTCCGGCCTGACCCGCGACCAGGTGAAGGCTGAGTTCGCCAAGGCGGACCTGGTGGTCGACTCCCTGACCATCGGCGACCACGGCGTGGTCTCCTGCGAGGCGATGGCCAGCGGCGCGATCGCGATCGCGCACATCCACGAACGCGTCCGCGCCCGCGAGGCGATGCCTGGCACCCCGGTGTCGGAAGTACCGATCGTCGAGGCCACCGGCGCCACCCTCGCCGAGGTGGTCCGCAAACTGGCCGCCGACCCGGCGGAGCGCGCCCGGCTGCGCGCCGAAGGCCTGACCTGGGTCACGCAGCGCCACGACAGCAAGGTCGTGGCGGCGCAGCTGCTGGAGGCGTACAAGCGCCCGCGCGGCAAGGTGGTGAGCGCCTACCCGGAGTGGCCCGAATCGACGGGCAAGAAGCGCGTCCGGGAGCTGGAGGCCGAGATCGAGCGCCTGCGTGCCCAACTGGGCCCGAACGGCGAGCCGCTCCCCGGCCTGACGCGGCGCGACCGGCTGGAGGAGCGGCCGGGGCTGCACCTGGCGGTGCGGAAGGCGGACCGGGCTTATCGCGGGTTGCGGAAGAAGCTGAAGTAG
- a CDS encoding glycosyltransferase family 4 protein: MRILMLVISNVATDTRVMREAAALAAAGHAVHVIGKDVSTGYEPPEGVTVASVGAGSAFRKQGAESLGARRKLPPHLRVARWLLLPQHRNSAFASWRAKAGELAAGQEFDVVHAHDFNTLSLGVELARDKRVPLVYDTHELWQGRPRVGRPAPLQKRREAKQEQAWGARAATVITVGEGVADALREAYGWRHVEVVRNTFPLPEGGPVDPPKTVTGAVYAGRIAPFRELEAIAGASELVKPLRIVIAGPADDTYLGSYNAKAAEVVGALPVDEVDALLRELGISLVTHSDKWLNHRLAMPNKLFHAVRAGVPVVGTDVQELRRVVEEHKLGALYTPGDPASLAAALQEVADNYATYAVNVRAAAPALSWEADSVVLRGIYERLTPRGD, encoded by the coding sequence ATGCGCATCCTGATGCTCGTCATCTCCAATGTCGCGACCGACACCCGGGTGATGCGCGAGGCCGCGGCGCTGGCCGCCGCGGGCCACGCGGTCCACGTCATCGGCAAGGACGTCTCGACCGGCTACGAGCCGCCGGAGGGCGTCACGGTGGCCAGCGTCGGCGCCGGCTCGGCGTTCCGCAAGCAGGGCGCCGAATCGCTCGGCGCGCGCCGCAAGCTGCCCCCGCACCTGCGTGTCGCGCGCTGGCTGCTGCTGCCGCAGCACCGCAACTCGGCCTTCGCCTCCTGGCGGGCCAAGGCCGGGGAACTGGCCGCCGGGCAGGAGTTCGACGTCGTGCACGCGCACGATTTCAACACCCTGTCGCTCGGTGTGGAGCTGGCGCGCGACAAGCGCGTCCCGCTCGTCTACGACACCCACGAGCTGTGGCAGGGCCGGCCGCGCGTCGGCCGTCCGGCGCCGTTGCAGAAGCGCCGGGAGGCCAAGCAGGAGCAGGCGTGGGGGGCCCGTGCGGCGACCGTGATCACCGTGGGCGAGGGCGTGGCCGACGCGCTGCGCGAGGCCTACGGCTGGCGGCACGTCGAGGTCGTCCGCAACACCTTCCCGCTGCCCGAGGGCGGCCCCGTCGACCCGCCGAAGACGGTGACCGGCGCCGTGTACGCGGGGCGCATCGCGCCCTTCCGCGAACTGGAGGCCATCGCCGGCGCGTCGGAACTGGTGAAGCCGCTGCGGATCGTCATCGCCGGCCCGGCCGACGACACGTATCTGGGCTCGTACAACGCCAAGGCCGCCGAGGTGGTCGGCGCGCTCCCGGTGGACGAGGTGGACGCGCTCCTGCGGGAGCTGGGCATCTCGCTGGTCACGCACTCCGACAAGTGGCTGAACCACCGCCTGGCGATGCCGAACAAGCTCTTCCACGCCGTGCGCGCCGGCGTCCCGGTGGTCGGCACCGACGTGCAGGAACTGCGCCGGGTGGTCGAGGAGCACAAGCTGGGCGCCCTGTACACGCCGGGCGATCCCGCGTCGCTGGCCGCCGCGTTGCAGGAGGTCGCGGACAACTACGCGACGTACGCGGTCAACGTGCGCGCGGCAGCCCCGGCCCTGAGCTGGGAAGCCGATTCCGTAGTCCTGAGGGGGATCTATGAGCGCCTCACCCCGCGAGGCGATTGA
- a CDS encoding glycosyltransferase family 2 protein — protein MNVSEPSAAPVEEHKTAWPAVSVIMPVLNEERHLAFAVNGVLAQGYPGELELILAIGPSTDRTQQIADDLAAADPRVRNVPNPTGRTPAALNAALAVVKHDIVVRVDGHGELVPGYIATAVRLLEQTGAANVGGVMRAEGVTVFEQAVARAMTSKLGVGNAPNHTGGEGGPADTVYLGVFRRDVLDELGGYDEHFTRAQDWELNYRIRESGRLIWFDPGLSVTYRPRPTLKALAKQYKEYGRWRRVVMRTHAGTANLRYLAPPGALLAVATGTVVGLAGLTGGPGIAALGFVIPVGYFGALTAGALRESRGLPPGVRARLPLVLATMHGSWAYGFLTSPTRLAKATGKTPKK, from the coding sequence ATGAACGTCTCAGAACCCTCCGCGGCGCCCGTTGAGGAGCACAAGACCGCCTGGCCGGCGGTCTCGGTGATCATGCCGGTCCTCAACGAGGAGCGCCACCTCGCCTTCGCGGTCAACGGCGTGCTGGCCCAGGGCTACCCCGGCGAGCTGGAGCTGATCCTGGCGATCGGCCCGAGCACCGACCGCACCCAGCAGATCGCCGACGACCTGGCGGCGGCCGATCCGCGCGTGCGCAACGTGCCGAACCCCACCGGCCGCACCCCCGCCGCGCTGAACGCGGCGCTGGCCGTGGTCAAGCACGACATCGTGGTCCGCGTCGACGGCCACGGCGAACTCGTCCCCGGCTACATCGCCACCGCCGTCCGGCTGCTGGAGCAGACCGGCGCGGCCAACGTCGGCGGCGTCATGCGCGCCGAGGGCGTCACCGTCTTCGAGCAGGCCGTCGCCCGCGCCATGACCAGCAAGCTGGGCGTCGGCAACGCCCCCAACCACACCGGCGGCGAGGGCGGCCCGGCGGACACCGTCTACCTCGGCGTGTTCCGCCGCGACGTGCTCGACGAGCTCGGCGGCTACGACGAGCACTTCACCCGGGCCCAGGACTGGGAGCTGAACTACCGCATCCGCGAGTCCGGCCGGCTGATCTGGTTCGACCCGGGCCTGTCGGTGACCTACCGGCCGCGCCCGACCTTGAAGGCGCTGGCCAAGCAGTACAAGGAGTACGGCCGCTGGCGGCGCGTGGTGATGCGCACCCACGCCGGCACCGCGAACCTCCGCTACCTGGCCCCGCCCGGAGCGCTGCTTGCGGTCGCCACCGGCACCGTCGTCGGCCTGGCCGGCCTCACCGGCGGCCCGGGCATAGCGGCGCTCGGCTTCGTGATCCCCGTCGGCTACTTCGGTGCGCTCACCGCCGGCGCCCTGCGCGAATCGCGCGGCCTGCCCCCGGGCGTCCGGGCCCGGCTGCCGCTGGTGCTGGCCACCATGCACGGCTCCTGGGCCTACGGCTTCCTCACCTCCCCGACCCGGCTGGCCAAGGCCACCGGCAAGACCCCGAAGAAGTAG
- a CDS encoding ACT domain-containing protein: MTGAADRAQRLRLVPGRFAVEHLPAAVAPPNGWIAQVRAPEGLTVVREVVEHQSGDGAAGLWRALYGGDTAHGLDLPGMLAALLEPLAGAAVPVFVASTYHADLVLVPEADTERAVEALRAAGHTVD, translated from the coding sequence GTGACCGGCGCCGCCGACCGCGCCCAGCGCCTGCGCCTGGTCCCCGGCCGCTTCGCGGTCGAGCACCTGCCCGCCGCCGTCGCCCCGCCGAACGGCTGGATCGCGCAGGTCCGGGCGCCCGAAGGGCTGACGGTGGTCCGCGAGGTCGTCGAGCACCAGAGCGGCGACGGCGCGGCCGGGCTGTGGCGCGCGCTCTACGGCGGCGACACCGCGCACGGCCTGGACCTGCCCGGGATGCTCGCCGCGCTGCTGGAGCCGCTGGCCGGCGCCGCGGTTCCGGTGTTCGTCGCCTCGACCTACCACGCCGACCTGGTGCTGGTGCCCGAAGCCGACACCGAGCGCGCGGTCGAGGCGCTGCGGGCGGCCGGGCACACCGTCGACTGA
- a CDS encoding acyl-CoA thioesterase, translating into MTDDAPSNPSPAPRTTAASRTMLSHIMGPTEVNLLGTVHGGVVMKFVDDVAGAVAGRHSGGPAVTAAMDEMQFLNPVRVGDLVHAYAQVNWVGATSMEVGVRVMAEPWNEAGTAPRHVASAYLVFVAVDDKGQPRSVPPLVLETDLDRRRHGEAEIRRSHRLARRRAIQAARAGAGQAVGAAGTGQNGQIEQAGQSAAKAEAGR; encoded by the coding sequence GTGACCGATGACGCCCCGAGCAATCCGAGCCCCGCGCCCCGCACCACCGCCGCCTCGCGCACCATGCTGTCCCACATCATGGGCCCCACCGAGGTGAACCTCCTGGGCACCGTCCACGGCGGGGTGGTCATGAAGTTCGTCGACGACGTCGCCGGCGCCGTGGCCGGCCGGCACTCCGGCGGCCCGGCGGTCACCGCCGCGATGGACGAGATGCAGTTCCTGAACCCGGTCCGGGTCGGCGACCTGGTCCACGCCTACGCGCAGGTGAACTGGGTGGGCGCGACCTCGATGGAGGTCGGCGTCCGGGTGATGGCCGAGCCCTGGAACGAGGCCGGCACCGCCCCGCGCCACGTGGCCAGCGCCTACCTGGTGTTCGTCGCCGTCGACGACAAGGGCCAGCCGCGCTCGGTGCCGCCGCTGGTTCTGGAGACCGACCTGGACCGCCGCCGGCACGGCGAGGCCGAGATCCGCCGCAGCCACCGGCTGGCCCGCCGCCGCGCCATCCAGGCCGCGCGGGCCGGAGCCGGGCAGGCCGTCGGTGCCGCCGGGACCGGGCAGAACGGACAAATCGAACAGGCCGGGCAGTCCGCCGCGAAGGCGGAGGCCGGGCGGTGA
- a CDS encoding dihydrofolate reductase family protein: MRTITAGLFSAADGVVAEPHEWHFPYFCDELGAAVMELVGGSDTILFGRTTYDGFAEAWPAREAAGQDVELAKLLGDARKIVVSHEQLDFTWRNSEQVPGDLLDFVRELKAGEGGPVSVSGSVSVVRQLLRAGLLDELHLFVHPIALGRGLRLWQDDLDEPIKLRLIKCDVFKSGTLHVVYGPQD, encoded by the coding sequence ATGCGCACCATCACCGCGGGCCTGTTCTCCGCCGCCGACGGCGTCGTGGCCGAGCCCCACGAATGGCACTTCCCGTACTTCTGCGACGAGCTCGGCGCGGCCGTCATGGAGCTGGTCGGCGGCTCCGACACGATCTTGTTCGGGCGCACGACCTACGACGGCTTCGCCGAGGCCTGGCCGGCCCGGGAGGCGGCCGGTCAGGACGTGGAGCTCGCCAAGCTCCTCGGCGACGCGCGCAAGATCGTCGTCTCGCACGAGCAGCTCGACTTCACCTGGCGCAACTCCGAGCAGGTGCCCGGCGACCTGCTGGACTTCGTCCGCGAGCTCAAGGCCGGCGAGGGCGGCCCGGTCTCGGTGTCCGGGTCGGTCTCGGTGGTGCGCCAGCTGCTGCGCGCCGGACTCCTGGACGAGCTGCACCTGTTCGTCCACCCGATCGCCCTGGGCCGCGGCCTGCGGCTGTGGCAGGACGACCTCGACGAGCCGATCAAGCTGCGGCTGATCAAGTGCGACGTCTTCAAGTCCGGCACGCTGCACGTGGTGTACGGGCCGCAGGACTGA
- a CDS encoding sigma-70 family RNA polymerase sigma factor: protein MSTTTERDAVADQLEPFRRELTAYCYRMLGSAFEAEDAVQETLLRAWSKFDGFQGRSQLRTWLYRIATNVCLDMAPAAQRRARPMDLFSPGSATAPNLARLEENIWVGPVPDDRVLAGDPAEVAVGRESIRLAFIAALQKLAPRQRAVLILRDVLAWSAAETAELLDSTVASVNSALQRARATLAEESAASGDTAKPLDEEQREFLAKYVKAFEAFDIDGLTALLRADVSLNMPPYQLWLRGVDELRAWWNGAGGGCRGSRLLPVEANGMPAFAQYRAAEDGDGWTPWAIMVLEIRDGQLAGIGNYLDTERLFPLFGVPARLPADGSPA, encoded by the coding sequence ATGTCCACGACCACAGAGCGCGACGCCGTCGCCGATCAGCTCGAACCCTTCCGCCGGGAGCTGACCGCGTACTGCTACCGCATGCTGGGCTCCGCTTTCGAGGCCGAGGACGCGGTGCAGGAGACGCTGCTGCGCGCCTGGTCCAAGTTCGACGGGTTCCAGGGGCGCTCGCAGCTGCGGACGTGGCTCTACCGCATCGCGACGAACGTCTGCCTGGACATGGCGCCGGCCGCGCAGCGGCGGGCCCGGCCGATGGACCTGTTCTCGCCGGGCTCGGCGACCGCGCCGAACCTGGCGCGGCTGGAGGAGAACATCTGGGTCGGGCCGGTCCCGGACGACCGCGTGCTCGCCGGCGACCCCGCCGAGGTGGCCGTCGGCCGGGAGAGCATCCGGCTGGCCTTCATCGCGGCGCTGCAGAAGCTCGCGCCGCGCCAGCGCGCGGTGCTGATCCTGCGCGATGTGCTGGCCTGGTCGGCGGCCGAGACCGCCGAGCTGCTGGACTCCACGGTGGCCTCGGTCAACAGCGCCCTGCAGCGGGCCCGGGCCACCCTGGCCGAGGAGAGCGCCGCGAGCGGGGACACCGCCAAGCCGCTGGACGAGGAGCAGCGCGAGTTCCTGGCCAAGTACGTGAAGGCCTTCGAGGCCTTCGACATCGATGGCCTGACCGCGCTGCTGCGCGCCGACGTCTCGCTCAACATGCCGCCCTACCAGCTGTGGCTGCGCGGCGTCGACGAGCTGCGGGCCTGGTGGAACGGCGCCGGGGGCGGCTGCCGGGGCTCGCGGCTGCTGCCGGTCGAGGCCAACGGCATGCCGGCGTTCGCGCAGTACCGGGCCGCCGAGGACGGGGACGGCTGGACGCCGTGGGCGATCATGGTCCTGGAGATCCGGGACGGGCAGCTCGCCGGCATCGGCAACTACCTGGACACCGAGCGGCTGTTCCCGCTGTTCGGCGTGCCGGCGCGGCTTCCGGCCGACGGCAGCCCGGCGTAG
- a CDS encoding response regulator, producing MIRILLVDDESLVRAGLRTILESAEDLRVVAEAEDGSQVVGALAAHRPDVVLMDVRMPRVDGLEALRRVQATPDPPPVVMLTTFDLDAYIFEALRLGATGFLLKDTPPRDLISAMRVVARGDAMLSPPVTKRLLDHYTGLRVADRAEQAAKLLAELTPRERDVLAEVARGLSNAQIGRSLYLSEATVKAHVSRVMAKLGVANRVQAALVGRDAGLLDES from the coding sequence ATGATCCGCATCCTGCTCGTCGACGACGAGAGCCTGGTCCGCGCGGGCCTGCGCACCATCCTGGAGTCCGCCGAGGACCTGCGGGTGGTGGCCGAGGCCGAGGACGGCTCGCAGGTGGTCGGCGCGCTCGCCGCGCACCGCCCGGACGTGGTCCTGATGGACGTCCGGATGCCGCGCGTGGACGGCCTGGAGGCGCTGCGCCGGGTGCAGGCCACCCCCGACCCGCCGCCGGTGGTCATGCTCACCACCTTCGACCTGGACGCCTACATCTTCGAGGCGCTGCGCCTGGGCGCCACCGGCTTCCTGCTCAAGGACACCCCGCCGCGCGACCTGATCTCGGCGATGCGCGTGGTGGCCCGCGGCGACGCGATGCTCTCCCCGCCGGTGACCAAGCGCCTGCTGGACCACTACACCGGCCTGCGGGTGGCCGACCGCGCCGAGCAGGCCGCGAAGCTGCTGGCCGAGCTCACGCCGCGGGAGCGGGACGTGCTGGCCGAGGTGGCGCGCGGGCTGTCGAACGCGCAGATCGGGCGCAGCCTGTACCTGAGCGAGGCGACCGTGAAGGCGCACGTGTCGCGGGTGATGGCCAAGCTCGGTGTCGCCAACCGGGTGCAGGCGGCCCTGGTCGGACGGGACGCCGGGCTGCTCGACGAGTCCTGA